The following is a genomic window from Desulfofarcimen acetoxidans DSM 771.
AATAATATCGCCGGAAAAATCATCAGTAATTACTGCGATATCTATATCACTATCCCGATCATGGTTTCCATTAACGAAAGAACCAAACAAATAGACCGATTCCACGTTCATTTCCTCTTTGACCAAGTCGGCATATTTTTCTGCGATAGAAGTTATTTCTTCTCTAATACTACTAAAAGCCACGTCTTCAACTCCTCAATAGCCACCAAGTTTTCTTTTGTAAAAGCCGGAGTACACTTTTGGTAAAAACTATGCTTGTAGTCCGGATATCTGGCTGCAATATTGAAACTGGTTATCATGTCCAGTTGGTCCTTCTGTTTATCATTAGTGTTCAAAGCAGCTTTCTCCGATAGTCTTAGCAGATCATGAATTCTGGGAACCTCTGTATCAATTCGCGCCACATAAACCGCTTTCAATAACTTTTCTAAAACCAGGTGGCCCATAAATAAACTCCAGTGATAATCCTTGCTGTCATATAAATGCATCATAGTTTGATAATCTCGCTCTGCAGAGGTGATCCAGTACCTAATAATTTCATTTTTAGTCAAAACGGCCACCTTCCTTAAAGTTATTTCAGACTTAATCTATTATACTTGTAAATATTGGATAAAGCAATATAAAAAAGGACTGACAACTTTTTAAAATTGGCTTTTTTGTTAACACCCCTCGTGGTGCTCAGGCCAGTGCTATTTAGCATGGTTGAAACTGCTGAAGGAGAATGGACTTAATCCTTTTATTTATCTTAGTTATCTCTTTGAGAAACTTCCCAATATGGCTACCCAAAATCGGGACGGACTCATTAGATAAGTTACTTCCTTGGTCAAATACTTTACCTACTATCTGTCGAGTACATATTAAGAATACTTAAATCTCCAACCTATTTCAAGATGGGGATTATTTTACGCTGACCGATAAAAAGCATTATGTACTAAAAAGAGCCAACCAGCACGAAAGATGGTTAACTCTTTTGTCTTTTTTCTATGATACTAACCCTAAGAAATAGTGGTTTTTATATATTTTACCCAGGATCTGGCACTAGTGAATATAAGGTATTTCTGGTAGTTTTTTTTACAAGGGTCTGACCCTTATGAGTGAACGGTTTTCTCTTTTTAAATTTTTTCGAGCAGGAGTACTTTCCAGTATCTTTCTTCTATTCTCTGGATAACGTCCTTCAATGTTAAATGGCTATAATTCGGATAATAAATCAACTACGCAATTGACATCAATAGGTAAAAACACGGTATTTGGTGATGGTTTATATGAAAAGCTCATTCAACACTGAAATTAAATAGAATAAGTTTGCTCGCCACACAGACTGTCCCGACCTTACATACTTTTTTAGTACATAGGCCGCCGTGACTTTTACGTCCGGGCACACCGCAGTTTGTTACCTCCCTGCGTTCCGGATATGCTAATCAACTGAATCGGCTAATTGGTGATAGGCGACTTTCACGCCATTAGATTCTCAGCCTTGACGGCTGCTCCCGCACGGTCAGACCCTGATGAAAAATGTCGAATGCTTTCGGCATTTTTCCCGAGCACTAACAACATTTTATTAATCCCAAGGAATGTACTACTCTTAATGCAACTCGTTTTTAATTTTCTGTACAATTTCTTTATCCAGTGCAGTTATTTTACATATAACATCAACCGATATACCTTCTTTCAAGGCCGCCCTTGCTGTTTCTAAAGCCTTTTTCAACTCGCCTTCTTTTATGCCTTCCTTAATACCCTCTTTTATACCCTCTTTTTTCGCCTGCTGCTGCATCTCATCTAGTGTTACCTCAAGGTTCATAATCATAAATTCCACCTCCAACTGGTTGGCTTCCTCCATAATACGGTCAACTTCCTTATGCAAATGGACCGGCATTCTCGGCTTGATGACATTTTTGAGCCAAATCATAATTTGCCTGAATTCATCCTGAGTTAGTTTTCTCAATACCCTGATTAATTTCCTCAGGCGTGTAATTAATTCCTTATGGTTCATTGTCTGGTCGAGAACAAATACGCTGGCTATCAGGTTTGCCATTTCGTACAGTTCCTCATCTTTGTATCTGTTGACATCAAACAATATGTAACTAAAGTCCAATACCCGCCCACCGAATATTTGACAGTCAGACAGCATTTCCCTGAAATTCATCTTTGCCGTCCAGTTGTTCTTGCCATTGTACAATACCGCCGGGACTATAGCCGGCAGCCTAAAGTCTTTACGATCCCTTTCTTCTTTCTGTGTGTTATTGTACGTTTCTCTCCATATCTGCACCATGTACTGCAGTAAACGAAAGGGCATCAGAAAATCTACAGTAGATTGTAACTCCAGCAGTACGTAGAATATGACATCCTTTTCCTTCGTCCGGAGCCGATACACCACATCTGCCTCTTTTTCACTGAAATCTTCCAGCACGAATGACTTATCAACTAGGAGCAACCCATCTTCTTCTATTTCGTTCACCCAATCCTCTTGCACAAAGGTTTTGATTAATTCCAGAAATATCTTTTTATTGCTGAGAAGCTGCTTATAACCCTTGTCATGGGGATGGTGTGGATGTTTTAGGTTAGGTTGGCCACTTTCCGTCATGGGATCACTCCCTTCGTAATTATTATATCACAGACTGCCAGTAAATGGTCTTAGCATTATGAAAGCCTTTTGTTGTAAAAGTGGATAATTACCTCCGCAACTTTATCCTATTCTATTATTTGGTCCGATCTATTTGAAAAAATTACTGTTCTCCTCATCACAAAAAATATTCCAGACAATCAGCTTTCTTAAACACGTTTTCTAATACTCTATCAAAATTAGTCGTAATTACCGGACCCATCGCTAATTGTGGTAATAAAAAGACTGATGTATCAGTGAGATCCTTATCATCTAATAAATGTTCTCCGAAGGCATCTTCTATGGCATTTATAAAGGCCCTATTACCAATATTATTCATTATTTCCTCTGCAGCATTTTCATATTTGCTCTCATATAATAATGGTTCTATTTTATCTTCTAATCCATATTGTTCTGAAATATCACTAAGAAAAGAATACCAGCCAGGATATCCAAAAGGGATAGATAATCCTGCTCCTACAAAGGGAACGACTCCTAATTTGGATTTCATTTGATTTATTAATCGACGAATGTTACCTTTGTTTTCTTTCATTTCAAATATCGCAGGTATTTTATTAAGCTGTTCCAATATCTAATCACCTCTTTTTAGTAATCACTGTTAAATTGGTACGGGTTTGCTAATAAAGCTAGAATAAACTGTTAGTATTTACCAAAGATCTGACCTTCTTGAGTGAGAGCGAATAACTGGAAATGTTTTACTAGCAACGGGTCCCGGTAAACATTTGGAAAAAACGATTTTCTTTTTTCAAATGTTTACTAGCATGCATGATCTTGCCATAAACAACATACAACGTCACCCCATGAACAAGATAGGCTAAACGTAACGTCATAATACTTAATTCGAAATCTTTGAAGCAACTGGCAGTCTTTTAAATGGTCTGACCCTTATGAAAGGTTATTTTTATTTATTACAGGAATGCTCCTAATCTCCATATCCATCCGGATTGCTTGACTGCCAGCGCCAGGAGTCTGCACACATCTCCCTGATACCCCTTTCAGCGGCCCAACCAAGTTCTTTCTTTGCTTTTGTTGGATCAGCGAAACATATGGCCACATCACCAGGCCTTCTTTCTACTATGCAATAAGGCACCTTCCTGCCAGAAGCATTTTCAAAGGACGCTACCATTTCAAGTACGCTATAGCCTCTTCCTGTGCCTAAGTTATATGCATCGATACTGTTACCGAACATAATCCTCTCAAGAGCCTTTAGGTGCCCCAGAGCAAGATCCACTACATGAATATAATCCCTTACTCCAGTACCATCTGGGGTAGGATAATCATTGCCAAACACTTTGAGTTCCTCCAGTTTCCCTACCGCAACCTGCGTGATATAGGGCATGAGATTGTTAGGTATACCATTGGGATCCTCACCGATAAGACCGCTCTCGTGTGCACCTATCGGATTGAAATAACGAAGGAGTGCTATGCTCCAAGCTTTATCTGATAAATAAAGATCCTGCAATATCTCCTCTATCATAAGCTTAGTACGTCCATAGGGGTTGGTAGCTGCCAGTATGAAATCCTCCGTGATTGGGACACACTCGGGTATACCGTATACTGTAGCCGATGAGCTAAATACTAACTTCTTTACACCGTATTTCTGCATAACCTGACAGAGCACAAGAGTACCGGTTATATTATTATGATAATAGTGCAGGGGAACCTGTACCGACTCTCCCACTGCTTTAAGCCCGGCAAAATGAATTACTGCTTCTATGCTATTCTCAGAAAAAACCTTCTCAAGTCCTTCCTTATCTAAAACATCATCTTTATAAAACTTAATAGCCTTTCCTGTTATTTGATTTACCCGCTTTAAAGACTCAGGTTTGCTGTTTGACAGATTATCAACCACAACAACATCATAATCGGCATTAAGCAGTTCTACACAGGCATGACTGCCAATATATCCTGCTCCTCCCGTGACCAATATAACCATGAATTTTACCTCCTATATTCATCATCAGAATAAAATCAAAACGCATGTGGAAGGAAAACTCTTTCTTCCGATTTACAGTATATACTGAAATAAACTATTATAAAAAAATACTATCTTAAAAACTACATCTTGTCAATTTATGGACCATTGTAATTAGTAATGGCTCAGATCCTCACCAGCAAGATAGATTACTTTTATTGACCAATTACTGGGGCCGGACCCATGTAGAATTATAAAAAGAACGCTTGTCTCTTTTAAAATTTTTTCGAGCACTAAAAGTAACCCGTATTACTGTTAAAGTAGTACGGGTTTGCTAATAAAGCCAAATTGTTCGAATTACAAATGGGCCGGCATTCACTCACAGCATTACATACATCGGCTTAATTAAAGGACCAGGTAAAGGATCAATAGGCTATAAGGATGATCTATATGGCAACAAGAATACTTAAATCTCCAGCCTATTTCAAGATGAGGATTATTTTACGCTAACCGATAAAAAGCATTATGTACTAAAAAGAGCCAACCAGCACGAAGGATGATTAACTCTTTTTGTCTTTTTATATGGCATAACCCTAAGCAATAGTGGTTTTTTACAGCTTTTTCCGGGGGTCAGACCCTAGGGAAAAGAAAAGCCAGGTCCGGGAAAATAGACCGACCTGGCTTTTCTATGAGGGTAGAGTCCAAAATCAGAAAGATGCTTGTACGCTATACTGATACGGTACAACAATTTCCAAAGCAGGATGTGGTACAAATTTAAAATCGTCAGGGTTCCTTGTATATAAGGGAAGATCATTTACAATTGCAGTAGCCGCAATATAACAATCTTCAATATGGTAATCTCGGTATTCTGCTGATTGACGAGAGAGTAAACCAGCAGTTCTAGCCACTTTTTGGTTCGTAGGTAAAACTCGAAAAAGTGTTGGCAAAAGCAATTGAATTCTATTTTCCTCTTGTAAAGATATGTATGGATACTGGAGTAATTCTTTTATACTATGGCAAGAAATGTATCTATTAACTCTTTCATCAATTAGTTTATCAATTAACGATACAGCCATTTTTGAATTAAATTCATACATTTTATTTTTTGGCCGCGATTTTCGATGACTTCTGAGCACATCAATTAAAATATTTGTATCAATAAGAACACTATTCATTTATTTTATTACCTTTTATCGAAAAATGACGTGTCTTTGTCTTCCCATAAACCAGTTAATTCTTTCAAAGCCGCTTTTTCTTTTTTCATCTTTATCTTTTCCAATGGAGATAGATACTTGCTAATTTTTTTCTTTATATCTTTAACACCATAAACAATTTTAACTGTTGCCATTTTACTCACCTTCTTTTTTAAATTATCTCACGGGAAATATATACTGTCAATTATCACCCTATTTTTACCACTCTTTGCTAGCTTAATTATATCCCAAAGCAATACAACTTTTTTAGTAACTCCAAAACTTTCTTATAAATGGACACCAATAATATTGTACCAATTACAGAACCCTCCAAGTTATTTCCTGGGAGGTTTTGAGAGACGAGTTTAAGACATCTTATGTGTTGCTTTTTATCAGTATGTTGTCATCTAACTACTGACCTTTATTCACCATGCTGCCAGGCATTAAGATATGCTTCCTGTTCCGGTCACCTCGAAGATTTTCATCCAAACTAACTACAGTGCCGTCGAATACCTTAGTTCCGATAAAAAACATTATGAAAGACCAACCACCTTTCCAATGATTGGCCTTTATCGAATTATCAAATTATATCGTGTTGCATCTGAATCTTGGGGTGAGAATAATTGGTATTTATTTGCTGGGGCCAGATCCTAGGGAATGCAAGTATTGATTTAAAACATTGAGGCAGGCTAAGGGTGCCTGCCTTTTGTTGACAAATAAAGGTATTGGACAAATTTCCTTCAAATCCCGGACAACATACAACGTTATCATACTCGATTTGTTAACTGGAGTGGGAGTGGATCAGACCTATGTATATAAATTGCAAAATCTTACTGGGGTCTGACCTTAGTAAATGCAAGTCATTTATGGTAGATTTTTACGAGGGTCAGACTCCAGGGGGGAATTGCAAATAACGCTTTTTGTTATTTGCAATTCCTCCCTGGAGCACTACTCTATGCCGGTTTAAGGCGGTGGTTCGTGTTGTGTGTATTGCTTAACCTGATAGCTTTATTCTCTACAACAGCTTGTCTACCAATAGAATAATACTCCACTCCGGCATCTTTCATATCTTCAATGTCATATATATTTCTACCGTCATATACCAGCGGTGTCCTCATTTGCTTTTTATAGTCTTCCGGCTTAACTGCTTTAATTTCGTCCCATTCGGTGAAGATAAAGCAAACATTAGCACCGGAAAGTGCCTCCTCTGGGCTCTTAACGTAAGTAATCTTATGCTCACTCTCCGGATACTTCTGCCTAAAATTATCACTACCCACGGGGTCATAAGCATATATCATTGCCCCTCGATCCAACAGCAGCGGAACATTTTCAAGTGACGGTGCTTCCCGCAAATCATCTGTTCCCGGCTTAAAGGTTAGTCCCAACACTGCCACCTTAAGACCATCAAAAGTAATTAGCCTGTTCGAAGCCTTTCTGTATAATACTGTTTTCAGGTCATTATTTACCGTGATGGCAGCCTTAACCGTCCTTAGCTGATAGCCATTTTGCCTAGCTAGATAATCCAGTGCCTTAGTATCCTTGGGGAAGCAGCTACCGCCGTAACCGATTCCGGCATTTAAAAATTTACTGCCAATACGTTCATCAAATGACATTCCCCGTGCTACGTCCTGGATATCTGCGCCTACAAGCTCGCAGAGGTTAGCAATGTCATTCATATAGGATATTTTTAAGGCCAAAAAGTCATTGGCAGCATATTTGATCATCTCCGCCGACCGTCTACTTACTGATACAACTGGTAGATTAAATGGCTCATATATTTTCATGAGCATTTCCTCAGCCCATTTACTATCGTACCGATGATAATTCTTGCCGCCTCCAGAGTATCACGTACCGCTGTACCCTGGGCAAGAAATTCAGGATTACTAGCCACCTCTACTTTAACACTATTAACTAAAAAATCCTTAATAAATTGCTCTACTTTATCATTTGTGCCAACAGGAACTGTTGATTTTACCACCACAAGGCAGTCCTTCTCTATGGTTTCTGCAATTTGCCTGGCGACGGTAGCTATATAGGAAAGATTGGCGGAGCCATCGGGCTGCTCGGGAGTACCTACACCTATAAAAACGGCGTCTGCATCTTTGTATGCCTGAATATAGTCTGTGGTAAAATCAAGCCTACCAGCAACATAATTTTTTCTGCATTAGTTCCTCTAATCCTGTTTCATAGATAGGAGAAATGCCTTGCTTAAGCATATTGACTTTTTGTTCATCGATATCAACACAAGTAACATTGTGACCAACTTCGGCAAAACATACTCCGGCTACCAGACCTACGTAACCTGTACCGGCTACTGAGATTTTATGCATAGTACTGAATACCTTCCTTCTCATATATATTTAAGATGTTAATCCCAGAGTTATACTCTATTAGGAACGTCTTAATATTAATCTATCTATAGCGACTGGTAATCTCTGACGTGGGTCTGACCCTTATGAGGACCCCAGGGAGGAATTCGAGCACTGAAATCGACCCGCGCAAAGACTATTTTGGTAACCTCCGAACTGAGCGAATCCAATTGGAATGAAAAATTTTGGGATTGGATTCAATTATACCTTTTAGCTAACTGGCAAAATTGTTATAATATTAATAATATATTACGTGGTCTTACTACAGTAGGGTTATTTTAGAATGAGAACTCAATCATCCGTTTGGATTAGCATTGCCGACGATGACTTAGAGGCAGCTGAACACTGCTACCAAGGCCAGCAATACCTCTGGGCTATGTTCATGTGTCAACAAGCGTTAGAAAAATCCATAAAAGCGCTTTGTTTTGAAATGACTGGTGAAACCCCACCCAAAAAACATGACTTAATCGCCTTAGCTGGAATTACAGGAGTTTTGGAGGAATGCCCCAAAGATATGCGTGACTTATTCCGTCGTCTATCAGTTTATTATATCGAAACAAGATATCCTGATAAGCGATCAGAACTTGAGGCTAAATGTAACGCGGCATCTACCAAAAACCCATTGGCCAGTTCAAAGGAGGCTGTTGAATGGCTAAGAAGCAAATTGAGCAAATTGAAATAATCATAAAGGACTATGTAAAGGCAATAAAAGCTAGAAATATACGTATTGAAAAGGCTATCTTATTCGGATCCTATGCCAATGGGCAGGCTAATACTGACAGTGATATTGATATCGCTATTATCTCTCCTGATTTAGGTATAGATTATATTGAAGAGGCCGTTATGTTAAAAGAAATAAGCGAAGAAATAGACCTTAATATTTCACCAAGGCCTTATTCTGTGGATGAATGTAGAAAAGCAAACATCGGGCAGTTCCTCTATGATGAGATTATCAGCAAGGGTAAAACTATAAATACATAGATTTTATTTTAAGTTACACTGCTTTTCTATGTTGGGGTACGACCTCGAGTAGAATTGTATCGTGTAGGATCTGATCTCTTTGGAGAATAATAGCCGGTAATTTTTTATGGGTCTGACACCAATGTCATCTATCTGGTAGTTTTTTATGATGGCCAGACTCCGGGGAGAAATTGGAAATAAAGCCTTGTGTTATTTCCAATTTCTCCCCGGGGCAATCTAGAATTTTGTAATCTGATTTATTTTTTCTAATGTTTTCTCCGGCATTTTATAGTGTTCATCAATTACCGATATACCTTCATTCTGCAAGATATTATTCATCTCAAAATAATCTACTCCTAACATATCAGCACATTGTCTTATACTTAATCTTCCGTCCCTATATGCTTTTATTACTTCGCCTTTATTAAGCTCTCTTAAAGCAATATCAACTAATTGCTGAATAGCTGCCGATCTATCTGTATATCGCTTATTTGCATAAGCATCTATTCTTTTCAAAAGCTCTGGTTCAAAATTAGTACTTATTTTTATTTTTTCTCCCATTGACTTTTCACCCCTAGATAATATTCTAACGCTGAGATAGACAACCTTTTATAACTTACCAAGTATTTTAATGCTCGTTCATACTGTTCTTGACAGTAAAAAGTTATGAAGCTTCTTCCAGCCGATGCATAAAGGGCTTTCTGCTTTTGGACATAATTATTCCGTAAATCACACTATTTCTGAAATTGAAGAAATTATGGAAAAATTCTTCCCGAATAACAGACATAACCGTTTCCTCAGAAGGAACTTCTGAAGAGACGGTTCTTAACCACCCACAATATTTTTGATTAATATACCGTTCATGGTTTATGGCAATAATTTGTAGAATTCCGGTAGCAATGCATCCAAAGTTTACAAAGCCTTCAATTGCATTTATACTACTCGCTATTAACTGTTGTTTTTGGGAACTTAAGTTTGTGAGATCACTGGTAGTTTTGTTACCGAGTTTCGGCCATGCAAGAGTCCAAAAATGGTAGCAAAAAGAACCTATCAGGTGCTTCATCACCTTAAAACTAACTTCGATTTTAAAGCGATAACTGTAAGCGCGAATAACATTTAATGGATCTATGTTCAAATCGGAACACATAAGGATAAACTGGTTTTCTCCGTCTTAAACCAATACAAAGCGAACCTTCTCCTTTATGGGTTTCCAAAGAAGGTCGATACATAAAAAGGAAATAGTTTTCTGCTGATTATAAATTATGATTTCTGCCTCTTGGAAATCTGTATGCCGTAACTTGAATAATTTCATAAGTTTAAGTGCGTTGCCATAGGTACGTGGTCTACCCCGCTTGCCTGTTTTCGGAGGGGGATCCTCATATGCAACAACATTCTTTTTAGCACGTGTTATCAAATGCAATAACCGGTTACCATTTTGGTCTACTAACTCCTTAGCTATAAGAAAAGTAGGGCCAACTGAAAAATAACCGTCCAGTATAATGAGACATTTTTTGCCTAACTGAGTTGCCATGCGAACGGCTGCTGAGGCCATCAAAGTTACCAATGTTGTTTGTTCTTTACCCTCTAATATTGGAGAATCTTTGCCTTGAAAATCCCTTATTTTGTCTACACCTTCATGAATTTCAGCCATGATCGGTATGCAGAAGATCTTTCTTTTTTCTTTGCCAGCCAGTAGACCAAGAACTCCAAAATGATGTCCAGTGATATAGGAAGGCTTTCCAGAGTTATCAGATTCCTGGTGAAGCTTTTTGACACCCGGCATATAGTTTGCTTCTTTAGATACTTTAGTACCATCACCGACAAACAACAAATGATCTTCGATTGTTACTGTTGGACAACGAGACTTTACAATGGTTAACCAGCACTGTTGGATATTCTCCAGTTTCCATGATGATGCTCTAAAAAAGTTCAAAAAGGAAACATAAAGATTGGGTTTAAGACCAAGCCACCGGATTATGGATGAAATCCCGTGATGATCGAGACGAATGATCAAACCCACAATGGTTATAACAAACCAATAGAATGAGGCACTCCGGCTAAAGCACTGGTAAAAACACATCAATATTTTGCTAACTTCACTAATCATGCCCGTCACCCTTCTTTAATGAAAAGGTGTTAGGTGCAGTTCTAATAAACTTCTGTCCTACTTTGACCTTTTTAACCAGTGCTGAAACGATGGAGTCTCGTTCAAGAGTAACATTAAAGCGTCTTTCAGCAATTTCAATGATTTCCGAAATGTGAAGTGGCTTCCCGGCAGATCGAAGTATATCTTCAACAAGATTAAGCTTATACGTACGTTGCTTCTTGGGTGCTTCTTCACCTTTGTACTTATCTATGATCTTTAATGTAGCCTCTGCTATTTCTCTTTGAATATCGAGAAATTGGTCAAATTCGCTCATGGATGTATCCTCCTCAAACTTTTCGTTAATGAAATGATACACCCATGATTATGAGTATGTTAATATATTTTATACTCTTACTAATTCTAATAATTACGGAAATTTATTATTGAGATTAGGTATGTAAAAATATTGGGCAAACATTACTTGAATTTGTTTCAGACGCTGACTGAAAAGGTATGGGTTTGTTGTTTACAGCTTATGGCAAACTTTTTTCTCTTGAGGTATTATGTTAGGAAGATTGATTTTTGAAACGGTCTCCTAGGGGATATTAGTTCTTTAGATTACACGCGCACTTCCGGTGAGGAGATTTTTATAAGCCAACCATACTGTACGAAAGATTAATTTGAGAATGTGTAATGGCTATCAACATTGCGAGTGTTGAATTCACAATTCAACCTATTGATAAAGCAACTGGTAATCTTTAACGTGGGTCTGGAACTTATAAGTAGAAACTTGGCCATAAACATTTTATAGGCCTACCTTTTTGTAAATCAACTGTCACTATTTAACAAGGGGCTGACCCTAATGAGTGAAAATTTGAAAAGAACGATTTTCTCTTTTCAAATTTTTTCGAGCATGAAAAGCTCATTCAACAATGAGATTAAATAGAATAAATTTGCTCGCCACACAGACTGTCCCGACCTTACATACTTTTTTAGTACATAGGTCGCCGTGACTTTTACGTCCGGGCACACCGCAGTTTGTTACCTACCTGCGTTCCGGATATGCTAATCAACTGAATCGGCTAATTGGTGATAGGCGACTTTCACGCCATTAGATTCTCAGCCTTGACGGCTGCTCCCGCACGGTCAGACCCTGATGAAAAATGTCGAATGCTTTCGGCATTTTTCCCGAGCACTAACAACATTTTATTAATCCCAAGGAATGTACTACTCTTAATGCAACTCGTTTTTAATTTTCTGTACAATTTCTTTATCCAGTGCAGTTATTTTACATATAACATCAACCGATATACCTTCTTTCAAGGCCGCCCTTGCTGTTTCTAAAGCCTTTTTCAACTCGCCTTCTTTTATTCCTTCCTTAATACCCTCTTTTATGCCTTCCTTAATACCCTCTTTTATACCCTCTTTTTTTGCCTGCTGCTGCATCTCATCTAGTGTTACCTCGAGGTTCATAATCATAAATTCCACCTCCAACTGGTTGGCTTCCTCCATAATGCGGTCAACTTCCTTATGCAAATGGACCGGCATTCTCGGCTTGATGACATTTTTGAGCCAAATCATAATTTGCCTAAATTCATCCTGAGTTAGTTTTCTCAATACCATGATTAATTTCCTCAGGCGTCTAATTAACTCCTTATGGTTCATTGTCTGATCCAGAACAAATACGCTGGCTATCAGGTTTGCCATTTCGTACAGTTGCTCATCTTTGTATCTGTTGACATCAAACAGTATGTAATTAAAGTCCAGTACCCGCCCACCGAATATTTGATAGTCAGACAGCATTTCCCTGAAATTCATCTTTGCCGTCCAGTTGTTCTTGCCATTGTACAATACCGCCGGTACTATAGCCGGCAGCCTAAAGTCTTTACGATCCCTTTCTTCTTTCTGTGTGTTATTGTACGTTTCTCTCCATATCTGCACCATGTACTGCAGTAAACGAAAGGGCATCAGAAAATCTACAGTAGATTGTAACTCCAGCAGTACGTAGAATATGACATCCTTTTCCTTCGTCCGGAGCCGATACACCACATCTGCCTCTTTTTCACTGAAATCTTCCAGCACGAATGACTTATCAACCAGGAGCAACCCATCTTCTTCTATTTCGTTTACCCAATCCTCTTGCACAAAGGTTTTGATTAATTCCAGAAATATCTTTTTATTGCTGAGAAGCTGCTTATAACCCTTGTCATGGGGATGGTGTGGATGTTTTAGGTTAGGTTGGCCACTTTCC
Proteins encoded in this region:
- a CDS encoding Rpn family recombination-promoting nuclease/putative transposase is translated as MTESGQPNLKHPHHPHDKGYKQLLSNKKIFLELIKTFVQEDWVNEIEEDGLLLVDKSFVLEDFSEKEADVVYRLRTKEKDVIFYVLLELQSTVDFLMPFRLLQYMVQIWRETYNNTQKEERDRKDFRLPAIVPAVLYNGKNNWTAKMNFREMLSDYQIFGGRVLDFNYILFDVNRYKDEQLYEMANLIASVFVLDQTMNHKELIRRLRKLIMVLRKLTQDEFRQIMIWLKNVIKPRMPVHLHKEVDRIMEEANQLEVEFMIMNLEVTLDEMQQQAKKEGIKEGIKEGIKEGIKEGIKEGELKKALETARAALKEGISVDVICKITALDKEIVQKIKNELH